A genomic window from Brassica oleracea var. oleracea cultivar TO1000 chromosome C8, BOL, whole genome shotgun sequence includes:
- the LOC106307954 gene encoding pentatricopeptide repeat-containing protein At1g12620-like, with protein MKRFVQTRLLQTGTLFLSERASSTLSKGKKVSYKERLRSGVVDIKKEDAVELFQSMIVSRPLPTIIHFSRLFSALAKTRQYDLVLSLCKQMELQGGTVHNNYTLNIMINCFCRRRKLGFAFSAMAKMLKLGYEPSTVTFSTLVNGLCLEGRVSEAVALVDRMVEPNLVTLNTLVNGLCLNGKVSEAIALVDRMVGNGCQPDQFTYGPILNRICKSGNTSLALDLLRKMEDRKVKPEAVTYNMIIDSLCKDGSVEDALNLFNEMETKGIKANVITYNTLISNFCNAGRWDEAAQLLRDMISRGITPNVITFSSLIDIFVKEGKHVEAKELYNEMGARGIDPDTITYNSLIYGLCMEKRLDDANQMLDLMVSKGCSPDSVTYNIIINGYCKAKRVDDGLKLFRKMSLREVVSYNTLVQGFCLSGKIEVAQELLQEMVSRGVDPDTVTCNILVDGLCENGKLEKALEIFEDLQKSEMELDIGIYNIIIHGMCNARRVDDAWDLFSSLPLKGVSPDVKTYTIMIAGLCKKGSLSEADMLFKKMGEENGIVPNGCTYNTIIRAHLGGSGVATSVELIEEMKRYGFAADVSTMKMVMDMLSDGRLNKNFLGMLS; from the coding sequence ATGAAGAGATTTGTTCAGACACGTCTTCTCCAGACAGGAACTCTGTTCTTGTCCGAACGAGCCTCTTCCACTCTCAGTAAAGGGAAGAAAGTCTCTTACAAAGAGAGGTTGAGAAGTGGGGTTGTTGATATCAAGAAAGAAGATGCTGTTGAGCTTTTCCAGTCAATGATCGTGTCTCGTCCTCTTCCCACTATCATACATTTCAGTAGATTGTTTAGTGCTCTTGCCAAGACAAGACAGTACGATCTCGTGTTGTCCCTCTGCAAGCAGATGGAGTTGCAGGGTGGCACTGTGCATAACAACTACACTCTTAACATAATGATCAACTGCTTCTGCCGTCGCCGGAAGCTCGGTTTTGCGTTTTCCGCTATGGCCAAGATGTTGAAGCTTGGGTATGAGCCTAGCACAGTCACGTTCTCGACTTTGGTAAACGGGTTATGTCTCGAAGGGAGAGTTTCTGAAGCTGTGGCGTTAGTTGATAGGATGGTGGAACCAAACCTGGTGACACTCAACACTCTTGTCAATGGACTTTGTCTGAATGGTAAAGTGTCTGAAGCTATAGCGTTAGTTGATCGGATGGTGGGAAATGGATGCCAGCCTGATCAGTTTACCTACGGTCCGATTTTGAACAGGATATGTAAGTCAGGGAACACTTCCTTGGCCTTGGATCTGCTCAGGAAGATGGAAGATAGGAAGGTCAAGCCTGAGGCAGTTACATACAATATGATTATCGATAGTCTTTGCAAAGATGGGAGCGTTGAAGATGCGCTTAATCTCTTCAATGAAATGGAAACGAAAGGGATCAAAGCAAATGTCATCACCTACAACACTCTCATAAGCAACTTCTGTAACGCCGGTAGATGGGATGAGGCTGCACAGTTGTTAAGAGATATGATCAGTAGGGGAATCACTCCCAACGTTATCACATTCAGTTCATTGATTGATATTTTTGTGAAAGAGGGAAAGCATGTTGAGGCTAAAGAATTGTACAATGAGATGGGCGCAAGAGGTATAGATCCTGATACTATTACATATAATTCTTTGATATATGGTTTGTGCATGGAGAAGCGTCTAGATGATGCCAACCAGATGTTGGATCTGATGGTTAGCAAAGGATGCAGTCCTGATAGTGTGACTTATAATATCATTATAAATGGATATTGTAAGGCTAAGCGTGTCGATGATGGTCTTAAACTCTTCCGGAAAATGTCTCTAAGAGAAGTGGTCAGTTATAACACTCTGGTGCAAGGGTTTTGTCTATCTGGAAAAATTGAGGTTGCACAAGAACTTCTCCAGGAGATGGTTTCTCGAGGTGTTGATCCTGATACTGTGACTTGTAACATTTTGGTAGATGGGTTATGTGAGAATGGTAAACTAGAGAAGGCGTTGGAAATATTTGAGGATCTGCAGAAGAGTGAGATGGAACTTGATATTGGTATATATAATATCATCATTCACGGGATGTGCAATGCAAGGAGAGTCGATGATGCTTGGGATCTATTCTCTAGCCTCCCTCTCAAAGGAGTGAGTCCTGATGTCAAAACGTATACCATAATGATTGCAGGACTGTGTAAGAAAGGCTCACTGTCTGAAGCGGATATGTTGTTTAAAAAGATGGGAGAGGAGAATGGGATTGTGCCAAATGGTTGTACATACAACACAATAATCCGAGCTCATCTAGGAGGTAGTGGTGTAGCCACGTCGGTTGAACTCATCGAAGAAATGAAGAGGTATGGGTTTGCTGCAGATGTTTCCACTATGAAGATGGTTATGGATATGTTATCAGATGGTAGATTGAACAAAAACTTTTTGGGTATGCTTTCTTGA